From Blattabacterium cuenoti, the proteins below share one genomic window:
- a CDS encoding AAA family ATPase, which yields MDKIFSYIGWTFKYRPVNWNEVIGQNKIIHLIINTIKKNFLSQILLFSGPKGVGKNTCARILANELNFFSKKDSSLNIFNINGIFNHSEEFICKIIKKIRLFPKEGKYNILILNNIHHINKNYFLSIIDNPPPHVLFVFCTEKQTEIINYILHIHSYQIYEFEHISLKKIFFYLKKIAEKEGLKIDNEALFIISKYGNGSIEKAILTLEKLSFFQQENRISSELVMEKLGILQKEEYFKITDYILDGKKSNILIFLDKIFQKKINPISFIDGLINHFRHLFLSKNIETLFLLKCEKKNIKFYIEQSKRLYPSFLIKSLIRLHKIKKEFYNYSADYLLIEINLLQLTKDLDLYFKDKYDSYKKNPNQFKKKIKVLEENWKNFLQKLSERIKPNYLIFLEKIKFSFSKDRILLVVPYELYTCEFYFFIKTYFLKYIRKKLNEKNLEFKIEIKEKNVDDFSVKKENSLFHNNKLVDQLIERLELKISSSILL from the coding sequence ATGGATAAGATTTTTTCTTATATTGGATGGACGTTTAAGTATAGACCTGTAAACTGGAATGAAGTAATAGGACAAAATAAGATTATTCATCTTATAATAAATACTATTAAAAAAAATTTTTTATCTCAAATTTTGCTTTTTTCAGGACCTAAAGGTGTTGGAAAAAATACATGTGCAAGAATATTAGCCAATGAATTGAATTTCTTTTCTAAGAAAGATTCTTCTCTAAATATTTTTAATATTAATGGAATCTTTAACCATTCAGAAGAATTTATTTGTAAAATAATTAAAAAAATACGTTTATTCCCAAAGGAAGGGAAGTATAATATACTTATATTGAATAACATTCATCATATAAACAAAAATTATTTTTTATCTATAATAGATAATCCTCCTCCACATGTTCTGTTTGTTTTTTGTACGGAAAAACAAACAGAAATTATAAATTATATTCTTCATATTCATAGTTATCAAATTTATGAATTTGAACATATTTCATTAAAAAAAATTTTTTTTTACCTGAAAAAAATAGCAGAAAAAGAAGGTCTTAAAATAGATAATGAAGCCCTATTTATCATTTCTAAATATGGAAATGGATCCATAGAAAAGGCTATTCTAACTTTAGAAAAGTTAAGTTTCTTTCAACAAGAAAATAGAATATCTAGTGAATTGGTTATGGAAAAATTAGGAATTCTTCAAAAAGAAGAATATTTTAAAATAACTGATTATATTTTAGATGGAAAAAAATCAAATATTTTAATTTTTTTGGATAAAATTTTTCAGAAAAAAATTAATCCTATCAGTTTTATAGATGGATTAATTAATCATTTTAGACATCTTTTTTTATCTAAAAACATAGAAACATTATTTCTTTTAAAGTGTGAAAAAAAAAATATAAAATTTTATATAGAACAATCAAAGAGATTGTATCCTTCTTTTTTAATCAAATCTTTGATAAGATTACACAAAATAAAAAAAGAATTTTATAATTACAGTGCTGATTATTTATTAATAGAAATTAATTTGCTTCAATTAACAAAAGATTTAGATCTTTATTTTAAAGATAAATATGATTCTTATAAAAAAAATCCTAATCAGTTTAAAAAAAAAATTAAAGTTTTGGAAGAAAACTGGAAAAATTTTCTTCAGAAACTTTCTGAAAGGATTAAACCTAACTATTTAATTTTTTTAGAAAAAATTAAATTTTCTTTTTCTAAAGATAGAATATTGTTAGTCGTTCCTTATGAATTATATACTTGTGAATTTTATTTTTTTATAAAAACATATTTTCTTAAGTATATAAGAAAAAAATTGAATGAAAAAAATTTAGAATTCAAAATTGAAATAAAAGAAAAAAATGTAGATGATTTTTCAGTAAAAAAAGAAAATTCCTTATTTCATAATAATAAGTTAGTTGATCAATTAATTGAAAGATTAGAATTGAAAATTTCATCCTCTATTTTATTATAA
- a CDS encoding ATP-dependent Clp protease ATP-binding subunit codes for MIHYWFSFFSSTSSDEEIHDEASFSHEECSSTGSSYYGGTPIRSKTPVLDNFGRDLNSIAIEGKLDPVVGRDKEVERVSQILSRRKKNNPLLIGEPGVGKSAIAEGLALRIVQKKVSRVLYNKRVVVLDLTSLVAGTKYRGQFEERMKSIIDESEKNSDLILFIDEIHTIIGAGGTTGSLDASNIFKPALARGDIQCIGATTINEYRQYIEKDGALERRFQKIIVQPSSEDETIEILKNIKNKYEIHHNVFYTEEAIKACVYLTGRYIVDRYLPDKAIDALDEAGSRVHIKNIKVPQEIVLLEKKLEKIRKEKSKVVKSQKYEEAARLRDKEKGIEKQLIQEQKIWEESSKKNREIVYAENVEEVVSMMSGIPVNRIAKAEMNKLNKMIDFIQEKVIGQNEAVKKIVNAVQRNRIGLKELNCPIGSFMFLGKTGVGKTYLAKVFSKELFDTEESLIRLDMSEYMEKFSVSRLIGAPPGYVGYEEGGQLTEVVRRRPYSVILLDEIEKAHYEVFNILLQILDYGCVTDSLGRKIDFKNTVIIFTSNIEVKNLKGFYSEIGFYTKSKKYSNQKNFLEQALKHTFSPEFLNRIDDIIIFNSLKPKDISKITHIELEKIKKHVSNLGYKLIVLPEVESFIKKEGFDKEYGARPLKRVIEKFIKNPISECIICGTLKKEEEITLMMNDDKNDVKTLIKKP; via the coding sequence ATGATTCATTATTGGTTTTCCTTTTTTTCTTCTACTTCTTCCGATGAAGAAATTCATGATGAAGCCTCCTTCAGTCATGAAGAATGTAGTAGTACAGGTTCTAGTTATTATGGAGGAACTCCTATAAGGAGCAAAACTCCTGTTCTAGATAATTTTGGAAGGGATTTAAATTCTATAGCTATTGAAGGAAAATTAGATCCAGTTGTAGGAAGAGATAAAGAAGTTGAACGTGTTTCTCAAATATTGAGCAGAAGAAAAAAAAATAATCCTCTTCTTATTGGAGAGCCAGGTGTAGGTAAGTCTGCTATTGCTGAAGGTTTAGCTCTAAGAATTGTACAAAAAAAAGTATCTAGAGTTTTATATAATAAAAGGGTAGTTGTATTAGATTTAACTAGTTTGGTTGCTGGAACTAAATATAGGGGACAATTTGAAGAAAGAATGAAATCTATTATAGATGAGTCAGAAAAAAATTCAGATTTAATTCTTTTTATTGATGAAATTCATACCATCATTGGTGCTGGTGGAACAACAGGTTCTTTAGACGCATCTAATATATTCAAACCTGCTTTAGCTAGGGGTGATATTCAATGTATTGGAGCAACTACAATAAATGAATATAGACAATATATAGAAAAAGATGGAGCATTAGAACGAAGATTTCAAAAAATTATAGTACAACCTTCATCAGAAGATGAAACTATTGAAATTTTAAAAAATATTAAAAATAAATATGAAATTCATCATAATGTTTTTTATACAGAAGAAGCCATAAAAGCTTGCGTTTATTTAACTGGAAGATATATAGTTGATCGTTATTTACCTGATAAAGCAATTGATGCTTTAGACGAAGCAGGATCTCGTGTCCATATTAAAAATATAAAAGTTCCACAAGAAATAGTTTTATTGGAAAAAAAACTAGAAAAAATACGAAAAGAAAAATCTAAAGTTGTTAAAAGTCAAAAATATGAAGAGGCAGCACGTTTACGTGACAAAGAAAAAGGAATAGAAAAACAATTGATTCAAGAACAAAAAATTTGGGAGGAATCTTCCAAAAAAAACAGAGAAATAGTTTATGCAGAAAACGTAGAAGAAGTAGTCTCTATGATGAGTGGAATACCGGTAAATAGAATAGCTAAAGCTGAAATGAATAAATTAAATAAAATGATTGATTTTATTCAAGAAAAAGTAATAGGACAAAATGAAGCCGTAAAAAAAATAGTAAATGCAGTACAAAGAAATAGAATTGGTCTAAAAGAACTTAATTGTCCTATAGGTTCTTTTATGTTTTTAGGAAAAACTGGAGTAGGAAAAACTTACTTAGCAAAAGTATTTTCTAAAGAATTGTTTGATACGGAAGAATCTTTAATTCGTCTTGATATGAGTGAATACATGGAGAAGTTTTCTGTTTCTAGATTGATAGGAGCTCCACCTGGTTATGTTGGTTATGAAGAAGGTGGACAATTAACAGAAGTAGTTCGTCGTAGACCTTATTCTGTTATTTTATTAGATGAAATAGAAAAAGCACATTACGAAGTATTTAACATTTTATTACAAATACTAGATTATGGATGTGTAACAGATAGTCTTGGAAGAAAAATAGATTTTAAAAATACCGTAATTATATTTACATCCAATATAGAAGTTAAAAACTTAAAAGGATTTTATTCTGAAATAGGTTTTTATACTAAATCTAAAAAATATTCTAATCAAAAGAATTTTTTAGAACAAGCTTTGAAACATACTTTTTCTCCAGAATTTTTAAATAGAATAGATGATATTATTATTTTTAATTCTTTAAAACCTAAAGATATATCTAAAATTACTCATATAGAATTAGAAAAAATAAAAAAACATGTATCCAATTTAGGATATAAACTTATAGTATTACCTGAAGTTGAATCTTTCATAAAAAAGGAAGGTTTTGATAAAGAATATGGAGCTAGACCCTTAAAAAGGGTAATAGAAAAGTTTATAAAAAATCCTATATCAGAGTGTATTATTTGTGGAACTTTAAAGAAAGAAGAAGAAATTACATTGATGATGAATGATGATAAAAATGATGTTAAAACTCTTATTAAAAAACCGTAG
- a CDS encoding endonuclease III domain-containing protein: MLTSRSKEKKVNEITRSLFKRIKKPHDVIFFSLNEMKNFIRKIGLFNKKAKNIYNLSILLIEKHDGNVPKCMNKLKDLPGIGRKTASVFLSHVSEYPVFPIDTHIHRMMFRWELSNGKNVKKTEKDAKFIFSKKNWKKLHLQIIFYGREYSPSRKWNLKRDIIYQKLVNNNLLKKNYQKGKSSKSSGVKEDDIVEEAF, translated from the coding sequence TTGTTAACCTCTAGATCTAAGGAGAAGAAAGTTAATGAAATAACAAGATCTTTGTTTAAGAGAATAAAAAAACCTCATGATGTTATTTTTTTCTCTTTAAATGAAATGAAAAATTTCATAAGAAAGATAGGCCTTTTCAATAAAAAAGCTAAAAATATTTATAATCTATCCATTCTATTGATAGAAAAACATGACGGAAATGTTCCAAAATGTATGAATAAATTAAAAGATTTACCAGGAATTGGTCGCAAAACGGCTTCGGTTTTCTTATCTCATGTATCTGAATATCCGGTGTTCCCTATAGATACTCATATTCATAGAATGATGTTTCGTTGGGAATTAAGCAATGGAAAAAACGTAAAAAAAACGGAAAAAGACGCTAAATTTATATTTTCGAAGAAAAATTGGAAAAAATTACATCTTCAAATCATTTTTTACGGAAGAGAATATTCTCCATCAAGAAAATGGAATCTAAAAAGAGATATTATTTATCAAAAATTAGTCAATAACAATCTCTTAAAAAAAAATTATCAGAAAGGTAAATCGTCAAAATCTTCAGGAGTAAAAGAAGATGATATAGTTGAAGAAGCTTTTTGA
- a CDS encoding DUF3127 domain-containing protein encodes MEIIGRVKKLLDIQKFDSGFKKREIVITTEEPYPQNILIEFIQEKVDLLNSVREEDRVKVFINIRGREWKNPDGIIRYFNSIQGWKIEEIKNSFGDQKASSTISSSFTPEDFDDLPF; translated from the coding sequence ATGGAAATAATAGGAAGAGTCAAAAAATTATTAGATATTCAAAAATTTGATAGCGGATTTAAAAAAAGAGAAATAGTAATTACAACAGAAGAACCATATCCACAAAATATTCTGATAGAATTTATCCAAGAAAAAGTAGATTTATTAAATTCTGTAAGAGAAGAAGATAGAGTAAAAGTATTCATCAATATAAGAGGTAGAGAATGGAAAAATCCAGATGGAATAATTAGATATTTTAATTCTATACAGGGATGGAAAATAGAGGAGATAAAAAATTCTTTTGGTGATCAAAAAGCTTCTTCAACTATATCATCTTCTTTTACTCCTGAAGATTTTGACGATTTACCTTTCTGA
- a CDS encoding SPFH domain-containing protein, protein MSIFSLFFYGLLILLILSFFSSFIFIVHQETAVLIERLGKFHSIRHAGLHFKIPVVDTIVGKLTLKIQQLDILIDTKTKDNVFVKVKISVQFKVIKNKVYEAFYKLDNSNSQITSYIFDVVRAEVPKMRLDDVFERKDNIANAVKRELEEAMLEYGYSIIKALVTDLDPDEQVKQAMNRINTAEREKVSAEYKAEADKIKIIAKAKAEAESKKLQGKGTADQRREIAKGILESVEVLNNVGINSQEASALIVVTQHYDTLQSMGENTNTNLILLPNSPGSASDMLNNMITSFNVSNQIGESMKKRNNTKNSKKNKS, encoded by the coding sequence ATGAGTATTTTTAGTTTATTTTTTTATGGATTATTAATTCTTTTGATCCTTTCTTTTTTTTCCAGTTTTATTTTTATAGTTCATCAAGAAACAGCTGTTCTTATTGAAAGACTTGGAAAATTTCATAGTATACGTCATGCTGGATTACACTTTAAAATTCCTGTGGTAGATACTATAGTTGGGAAACTAACATTAAAAATTCAACAATTGGATATTTTAATAGATACCAAAACTAAAGATAATGTTTTTGTAAAAGTAAAAATATCTGTACAATTTAAAGTGATAAAAAATAAAGTATATGAAGCTTTTTATAAATTAGATAATTCTAATTCTCAAATTACTTCTTATATATTTGATGTTGTTAGAGCTGAAGTTCCAAAAATGCGTTTAGATGATGTTTTTGAAAGAAAAGATAATATAGCAAATGCTGTAAAAAGAGAACTTGAGGAGGCTATGTTAGAATATGGATATTCTATTATTAAGGCTTTAGTTACAGATTTAGATCCAGATGAACAAGTTAAACAAGCAATGAATCGTATCAATACAGCAGAAAGAGAAAAAGTATCTGCTGAATATAAAGCAGAAGCTGATAAAATTAAAATAATAGCTAAAGCTAAAGCAGAAGCTGAAAGTAAAAAATTGCAAGGAAAAGGAACAGCAGATCAGAGAAGAGAGATAGCAAAAGGTATTTTAGAATCTGTAGAAGTATTAAATAACGTAGGTATTAATTCACAAGAGGCTTCTGCTTTAATTGTAGTTACACAACATTATGATACTCTTCAATCTATGGGGGAAAATACAAATACTAATTTAATTTTACTTCCGAATTCACCTGGATCAGCAAGTGATATGTTAAATAATATGATTACATCATTTAATGTATCCAATCAGATTGGAGAATCTATGAAAAAAAGAAATAACACTAAAAATAGTAAAAAAAATAAATCATAA
- a CDS encoding iron-sulfur cluster assembly protein: MKEKNKFLLEDQIVSVLKSIYDPEISVDIYELGLIYDIKIYDDKDDKKDKKVKIIMTLTTINCPVADTLPLIVKEKVQSIKGIEEVEVSLTFEPPWSREFMSEEARLELGI, encoded by the coding sequence ATGAAAGAAAAAAATAAGTTTCTTTTAGAAGATCAAATTGTTTCTGTGTTAAAAAGTATATATGATCCTGAAATATCAGTAGATATTTATGAACTTGGTTTGATTTATGATATAAAAATATATGATGACAAAGATGATAAAAAAGATAAAAAAGTTAAGATAATTATGACTCTTACTACTATAAATTGTCCAGTAGCAGATACTTTACCTTTAATAGTTAAAGAAAAAGTTCAATCTATAAAAGGAATTGAAGAAGTAGAAGTGTCATTAACCTTTGAACCTCCTTGGAGTAGAGAATTTATGAGCGAAGAAGCTCGTTTAGAACTTGGAATATAA
- a CDS encoding M16 family metallopeptidase yields the protein MFSQTVNRSIPPKSLKKKTIINIKKPKYFELENGLKVLIVDSHKHPLVRIGLELDYKNFLEKDKAGIRKVFGNMLRSGTKKFSKEELEEILDYIGSDLYTSFSGVYISTLKKNLEKSFSIFSDILINSKFDNSTELEKIIKQKITDLDLSEKDPNLILQRVRNVLFFGKNHPYGEYETYKSLKKITLHDLRELYKKYYIPNISYLSFIGDISVQEAKKLCQTYLSQWKRGIDLRDQKTFKKLKSHFSPKIEIDIVDLPSLTQSTICYGFPINFRKNDPTYFSSILANGILGGGAQSRLFLNLREKKAYTYGAYSFLKSDMDIGYFYIYTQVRNVVTDKVIKDILKEIIEITKNKVTREELNIKKKEISGLFILDLEDPNRISDFFISEIKNDLPSGFYKNYLNSIRSVTINEVYLSCKRLFSVKNGRILIIGKENEILPNLKKLGYPIRFFDKFGRLIKQ from the coding sequence ATGTTTTCTCAAACAGTAAATAGATCTATACCTCCAAAATCTTTAAAAAAAAAGACCATTATCAATATTAAAAAACCTAAATATTTTGAACTTGAAAATGGATTAAAGGTATTAATAGTGGATAGTCATAAACATCCTTTAGTTAGAATAGGATTAGAATTGGATTATAAGAATTTTTTAGAAAAAGATAAAGCTGGAATCAGAAAAGTTTTTGGTAATATGCTTCGTTCTGGAACAAAAAAATTCTCTAAAGAAGAATTAGAAGAAATTTTGGATTATATAGGATCAGATTTATATACTTCATTTTCAGGTGTATATATTTCTACTTTAAAAAAAAATTTAGAAAAATCTTTTTCTATATTTAGTGATATATTAATAAATAGTAAATTTGATAATTCTACAGAGTTAGAAAAAATAATCAAACAAAAAATTACAGATTTAGATCTTTCTGAAAAAGATCCGAATCTTATTTTGCAACGAGTACGAAATGTTTTGTTTTTTGGAAAAAACCATCCTTATGGAGAATATGAAACTTATAAAAGTTTAAAAAAAATAACTCTTCATGATTTAAGAGAATTATATAAAAAATATTATATTCCTAATATTTCTTATCTCTCTTTTATAGGAGATATATCCGTTCAAGAAGCAAAAAAATTGTGTCAAACTTATTTATCTCAATGGAAAAGAGGTATTGATCTTCGTGATCAAAAAACTTTCAAAAAGCTGAAATCTCATTTTTCACCTAAAATAGAGATAGATATAGTAGATCTTCCATCTCTTACTCAGTCTACTATTTGCTATGGATTTCCTATAAATTTTAGAAAAAATGATCCAACTTATTTTTCTTCCATTTTAGCAAATGGAATTTTGGGTGGAGGAGCTCAAAGTAGATTATTTTTAAATCTTAGGGAAAAAAAAGCATACACATATGGTGCTTATTCCTTTTTAAAATCAGATATGGATATAGGTTATTTTTACATTTATACTCAAGTTAGAAATGTGGTAACAGATAAAGTAATCAAAGATATTTTAAAAGAAATTATAGAAATAACAAAAAATAAGGTTACCAGGGAAGAGTTAAATATCAAAAAGAAAGAGATAAGTGGTTTATTTATTTTAGATTTAGAAGATCCAAATAGAATTAGCGATTTTTTTATTAGTGAAATAAAGAATGATCTTCCAAGTGGATTTTACAAAAATTATTTAAATAGTATTCGTTCTGTAACTATTAATGAAGTTTATTTGTCGTGTAAGAGGCTATTTTCCGTAAAAAATGGAAGAATTTTGATTATAGGAAAAGAAAATGAAATTTTGCCAAATCTAAAAAAATTAGGTTATCCTATTCGTTTTTTTGATAAATTTGGAAGATTAATAAAACAATGA
- a CDS encoding M16 family metallopeptidase, with amino-acid sequence MFNSINQLKADKTYKIKFFEETLSNGLHVILHQDKTNPLVSVSVLYHVGTKDDFPGKSGFAHFFEHLMFEGSKHVKRGEFFKYIASNGGKNNAYTNYDETYYYEVLPSDRLPLALWLESERMLHAKIDENSIKIQREVIKEEKKMQVENQPFIEAVSEVIPSLLFNKHPYKYPIIGFEKDLDSATELDYHKFYKTYYVPNNATLIIAGDFDMKETRELINKYFSTIPRGKIDIHVNKIEEKPIKKEIFYTHVDKNTKVPGVFLSYRLPKITDKDFCVLKFIDHILSSGESSRIIKNIVNKKQIASYAGSFLDPMEDYSVFTIYGLINPGITLDGLTKVIDEEIEILKKKGVTKYELEKYKNFFEKKFISDNYSMSGISSNLSHYYLYYKNTDLINRDIERYRNVSEEDIQIVANKYLNTNSRVRLYNVPSN; translated from the coding sequence ATGTTTAATTCTATTAATCAGTTGAAAGCAGATAAAACATATAAAATTAAATTTTTTGAAGAAACTTTATCAAATGGATTACATGTTATTTTACATCAAGATAAGACGAATCCTTTGGTTTCTGTTTCCGTATTATATCACGTAGGAACAAAAGACGATTTTCCCGGTAAATCTGGTTTTGCTCATTTTTTCGAACATTTAATGTTTGAAGGGTCTAAACATGTTAAAAGAGGAGAATTCTTTAAATATATAGCTTCTAATGGAGGAAAAAATAATGCATATACTAATTATGACGAAACATATTATTATGAGGTACTGCCTTCTGATAGACTACCATTAGCTTTATGGTTGGAATCAGAAAGAATGCTTCATGCTAAAATAGATGAAAATAGTATTAAAATTCAAAGAGAAGTAATTAAAGAAGAAAAAAAAATGCAAGTAGAAAACCAACCGTTTATAGAAGCTGTTTCTGAGGTTATTCCATCCTTATTATTTAATAAACATCCTTATAAATATCCTATTATTGGATTTGAAAAAGACTTAGATTCTGCAACAGAATTAGATTATCATAAATTTTATAAGACTTATTATGTTCCAAATAATGCTACCTTAATCATTGCAGGAGATTTTGATATGAAAGAGACTAGAGAATTAATTAATAAATATTTTTCTACAATTCCAAGAGGAAAAATAGATATTCATGTTAATAAGATAGAAGAAAAACCTATCAAAAAAGAAATTTTTTATACACACGTAGACAAAAACACTAAAGTTCCAGGAGTTTTTTTATCTTATAGACTTCCAAAAATAACAGATAAAGATTTTTGTGTTTTAAAATTCATAGATCACATATTATCTTCTGGAGAGAGTTCACGAATTATAAAAAATATAGTAAATAAAAAACAAATAGCTTCTTACGCTGGATCTTTTTTAGATCCTATGGAAGATTATAGTGTTTTTACTATATATGGATTAATAAATCCGGGAATTACCCTGGATGGATTAACAAAAGTTATAGATGAGGAGATAGAAATATTAAAGAAGAAAGGAGTTACAAAATATGAATTAGAAAAATATAAAAATTTTTTTGAGAAGAAGTTCATTTCTGATAACTATTCTATGAGTGGAATATCATCTAATCTTTCTCATTATTACTTATATTATAAAAATACAGATTTAATTAATAGAGATATAGAAAGATATCGCAATGTATCTGAAGAAGATATTCAAATCGTAGCAAATAAATATTTAAATACAAATAGTAGAGTCCGTTTATATAATGTTCCAAGTAATTAA
- a CDS encoding c-type cytochrome, which translates to MKNILFFFFFFFSFLLIKIETKNIEGNAKNGFELFKKNCTSCHSIDLEKKMIGPALSGITEKRSREWLHKWIINNKSLRDKGDKEALAIYKEYGNIEMNLFTQLSEKQVDDILFFIKNPIVKKEENSEKTTNKEQNNIQPDIDQFLIKIIVFGLSVLSIILLCILYKIQVLTRLFFEKEKFFRKKSFWLYCKTFFLPFFSFIEKKRKNFMFFSCFSGFLLGLYIIWNFLMKIDVNKGYKPEQPIYFSHKIHSGINKINCEYCHSSAKYSKVSGIPSLNVCMNCHITINEYKGDYIEKGKSRDEYNKEIQKIYHFIGWNKEKRDYSNNQHPIQWTRIHNMPDFVYFDHSQHIIVGKKMINKSKKVNQTCNACHGDVQNMDQVEMSNDFTMEWCISCHRNTEIDTNNSYYKEHFSNFINKKKKITVDMIGGTECAKCHY; encoded by the coding sequence ATGAAAAATATTTTATTTTTTTTCTTTTTCTTTTTTTCTTTTCTGTTGATAAAAATAGAAACAAAAAATATAGAAGGAAATGCAAAAAATGGATTTGAACTTTTTAAAAAAAACTGTACATCTTGTCATTCTATAGATTTAGAAAAAAAAATGATAGGACCGGCTTTATCTGGTATAACAGAAAAAAGAAGTAGAGAATGGTTGCATAAATGGATTATTAATAATAAATCTTTAAGAGATAAGGGAGATAAAGAGGCTTTAGCTATTTATAAAGAATATGGAAATATAGAAATGAATTTGTTTACTCAATTATCTGAAAAACAAGTAGATGATATTCTATTTTTCATAAAAAACCCTATTGTAAAAAAAGAAGAAAATTCAGAAAAGACAACAAATAAAGAGCAAAATAATATCCAACCGGATATTGATCAATTTTTAATTAAAATAATTGTTTTTGGACTTAGTGTTTTATCTATAATTCTTCTTTGTATTTTATATAAAATTCAAGTCTTAACTAGATTATTTTTTGAAAAAGAAAAATTTTTTAGGAAAAAGAGTTTTTGGCTATATTGTAAGACTTTTTTTTTACCTTTTTTTTCTTTCATAGAAAAAAAACGGAAAAATTTCATGTTTTTTTCTTGTTTTTCAGGTTTTTTATTAGGATTATACATAATATGGAATTTTTTAATGAAAATAGATGTTAATAAAGGGTATAAACCTGAACAACCTATTTATTTTTCTCATAAAATTCATTCTGGAATTAATAAAATTAATTGTGAATATTGTCATTCTTCAGCAAAATATAGTAAAGTATCTGGTATTCCTTCTTTAAATGTTTGTATGAATTGCCACATTACTATTAATGAGTATAAAGGTGATTACATTGAAAAAGGAAAAAGTAGAGACGAATATAATAAAGAAATACAAAAAATTTATCATTTTATAGGATGGAACAAAGAAAAAAGAGATTATTCTAATAATCAACATCCAATTCAATGGACTCGAATACATAATATGCCTGATTTTGTTTATTTTGATCATTCTCAACATATTATAGTTGGAAAAAAAATGATAAATAAATCAAAAAAAGTCAATCAAACTTGTAATGCTTGTCATGGAGATGTCCAAAATATGGATCAAGTAGAGATGTCTAATGATTTTACTATGGAATGGTGTATTTCATGTCATAGAAATACAGAGATTGATACAAATAATTCCTATTATAAAGAACATTTTTCAAATTTTATAAATAAAAAGAAAAAAATAACCGTTGATATGATAGGCGGAACAGAATGTGCTAAATGTCATTATTAA